A window of the Blattabacterium cuenoti genome harbors these coding sequences:
- the rpoC gene encoding DNA-directed RNA polymerase subunit beta' yields the protein MNRKKNNKFNRITIRLASPEVILKESHGEVLKPETINYRTHKPERDGLFCERIFGPVKDYECACGKYKRIRYKGIICDRCGVEVTEKKVRRERMGHISLVVPVVHIWCFRSSPNKIGYLLGLPSKKLEMIIYYERYVVIQGGLGLRSDGSSFQKGDFLTEEEYLQVLNKLPKGNQLLEDSDLNKFIAKMGAECIEDLLNRVDLDFLSIELRNQAHNETSKQRRIEALKRLQVVESFREGKKNGGSPSWMIIHVLAVIPPELRPLVPLDGGRYAASDMTDLYRRVLIRNNRLKRLIEIKAPEVILRNEKRMLQEAVDSLFDNSRKVSAVKSEANRPLKSLSDALKGKQGRFRQNLLGKRVDYSARSVIVVGPHLKLHECGLPKDMAAELYKPFIIRKLIERGIVKTVKSSKKIIDKRDPMIWDILENVLKGHPILLNRAPTLHRLGIQAFQPKLIEGKAIQLHPLVCAAFNADFDGDQMAVHLPLSHGAILEAQLLMLASQNILNPANGSPITVPSQDMVLGLYYMTKPLVSDSKRKVKGEGLIFYSPEEVEIAYNQSIIDLHALIKVKVYLREKEKFINKIIETTVGRVLFNQVVPKKVGFINESLTKKSLREIIGKILHLTDVPTTANFLDDIKELGFYNAFKGGLSFGLGDIIIPDNKKKMVDHAIKQVDNVKMNYNMGLITNNERYNQVIDIWTNTNAMLTEKVMKYMREDRQGFNPVYMMLDSGARGSKEQIRQLSGMRGLMAKPQKAGSSGGEIIENPILSNFREGLSILEYFISTHGARKGLADTALKTADAGYLTRRLVDAAQDVIIKIEDCKTLRGLEISALKKNEEIVETLFDRILGRISLNDIYIENLLIVSAGDMINEEIAERIDKSEIELVEVRSPLTCEAKMGICSKCYGRNLSTGKIVQKGEAVGVIAAQSIGEPGTQLTLRTFHVGGTAGNITESSQIKAKYDGIVEFEDLKFLDTKQDSDPRMIGIVVSRSTEMKLVNIKKSSVLMVNNIPYGASLYVKHGDQLKAGDMICKWDLYNAVIVAEFSGIISYQHLEQGVTFQVEIDEQTGFQEKVITEVRNKNLIPTLKIINEKNEELKVYNLPVGAHLMVDDEEKINIGKILVKVPRRTAKSGDITGGLPRLSELFEARNPSNPAVVSEMDGIVSHGKIKRGNREIVVESKTGEFRKYLVKLSNQILVQENDYVKAGMPLSDGAVTPNDILNIRGPRAVQEYLVKEIQEVYRLQGVKINDKHFEVIVLQMMRKVEVIDVGDTKFLEGNIEYKDDFIEENDRISQMKVVEDSGNSEIFKNGDIISYRDCRNENTVLNYKNKKLIKTRNAIPATARPILQGITRAALQTKSFISAASFQETTKVLSEAAISSKIDYLHGLKENVIVGHKIPAGTGLKEYENIFPDILS from the coding sequence ATGAATAGAAAAAAAAACAATAAATTTAATCGAATAACTATTCGACTAGCTTCTCCGGAAGTTATACTGAAGGAATCACATGGAGAAGTATTAAAACCAGAAACAATCAATTATCGAACACATAAACCAGAAAGAGATGGGCTTTTTTGTGAAAGAATTTTTGGTCCCGTGAAAGATTATGAATGTGCCTGTGGCAAATATAAAAGAATTCGTTATAAAGGAATTATTTGTGATAGATGTGGTGTTGAAGTAACTGAAAAAAAAGTCAGAAGAGAACGTATGGGGCATATAAGTCTTGTAGTTCCTGTTGTTCATATATGGTGTTTTCGATCTTCTCCCAACAAAATTGGATATTTATTAGGTTTACCTTCTAAGAAACTTGAAATGATTATTTATTATGAACGATATGTTGTAATTCAAGGAGGTTTAGGTTTACGTTCAGATGGATCTTCTTTTCAAAAAGGAGATTTTCTTACTGAAGAAGAATATTTACAAGTTTTAAACAAACTTCCGAAAGGAAATCAGTTATTAGAAGATTCCGATCTAAATAAGTTTATTGCTAAAATGGGGGCAGAATGTATAGAGGATCTTTTAAATAGAGTAGATTTGGATTTTTTATCTATAGAACTAAGAAATCAAGCTCATAATGAAACCTCTAAACAAAGACGGATTGAAGCTTTGAAACGTTTACAGGTTGTTGAATCTTTTAGAGAAGGAAAAAAAAATGGAGGGAGTCCTTCTTGGATGATTATTCATGTATTGGCTGTAATCCCTCCTGAATTACGTCCTTTAGTTCCTTTGGATGGAGGACGTTATGCTGCTTCTGATATGACTGATTTATACCGTCGTGTACTTATAAGAAATAATCGTTTAAAAAGACTTATAGAAATTAAAGCTCCAGAAGTAATTTTACGAAATGAAAAAAGAATGCTGCAAGAAGCAGTAGATTCTCTTTTTGATAATTCAAGAAAAGTTTCTGCTGTAAAATCAGAAGCGAATCGTCCTTTAAAATCTTTATCTGATGCATTAAAAGGAAAGCAAGGTCGTTTTAGACAAAATCTTCTCGGAAAAAGAGTAGATTATTCAGCAAGATCTGTTATTGTAGTAGGACCGCATTTAAAATTGCATGAATGCGGATTACCTAAAGATATGGCTGCAGAACTTTATAAACCTTTTATTATACGAAAATTAATTGAAAGAGGGATAGTAAAAACAGTAAAATCTTCAAAAAAAATTATTGATAAAAGAGATCCCATGATATGGGATATTTTAGAAAATGTTTTAAAAGGACATCCTATATTATTAAATAGAGCACCTACTTTGCACAGGTTGGGGATTCAAGCTTTTCAACCTAAATTAATAGAGGGAAAAGCAATTCAATTACATCCTCTGGTTTGTGCAGCTTTTAATGCAGATTTTGATGGAGATCAAATGGCAGTTCATTTACCATTATCACATGGAGCAATATTAGAAGCTCAACTTTTAATGTTAGCTTCTCAAAATATATTAAATCCTGCTAATGGATCTCCTATTACAGTTCCTTCTCAAGATATGGTATTAGGATTATATTATATGACTAAACCTTTAGTATCAGATTCTAAAAGAAAAGTTAAAGGAGAAGGACTTATTTTTTATTCCCCAGAAGAAGTGGAAATAGCATATAATCAAAGTATAATAGATTTACATGCTTTGATAAAAGTTAAAGTTTATCTTCGTGAAAAAGAAAAATTTATTAATAAAATAATAGAAACTACCGTAGGTAGAGTGTTATTTAATCAGGTGGTACCTAAGAAAGTAGGATTTATTAATGAATCTCTTACAAAAAAATCTCTTAGAGAAATTATAGGGAAAATATTACATCTTACAGATGTACCTACTACTGCTAACTTTTTAGATGATATTAAAGAATTAGGTTTTTATAATGCATTTAAAGGTGGTTTGTCCTTTGGATTAGGAGATATTATTATTCCTGATAATAAAAAAAAGATGGTCGATCATGCAATCAAACAAGTAGATAATGTAAAAATGAATTATAATATGGGATTGATCACGAATAATGAACGTTATAATCAAGTAATTGATATATGGACAAATACCAACGCTATGCTAACGGAAAAAGTCATGAAATATATGCGTGAAGATAGACAAGGATTTAATCCCGTATATATGATGCTAGATTCTGGAGCAAGAGGTTCTAAAGAACAAATACGTCAACTTTCAGGGATGCGTGGTTTAATGGCTAAACCTCAAAAAGCAGGATCTTCTGGAGGAGAAATTATTGAAAATCCTATTTTATCCAATTTTAGAGAAGGACTTTCTATTTTAGAATATTTTATATCTACTCATGGGGCTAGAAAAGGATTAGCAGATACTGCATTAAAAACTGCAGATGCTGGATATTTGACAAGACGTTTAGTAGATGCGGCTCAAGATGTAATTATCAAAATAGAAGATTGTAAAACCTTACGCGGATTAGAAATTTCTGCATTAAAAAAGAATGAAGAGATCGTTGAAACTTTATTTGATAGAATTTTAGGACGTATATCTTTAAATGATATTTATATAGAAAATTTATTGATAGTTTCTGCAGGTGATATGATTAATGAAGAAATAGCGGAAAGAATTGATAAATCTGAAATTGAACTTGTGGAAGTTAGATCTCCTTTAACTTGTGAAGCAAAAATGGGAATTTGTTCTAAATGTTACGGGCGTAATTTATCTACAGGAAAAATAGTTCAAAAAGGAGAAGCTGTAGGAGTTATCGCTGCTCAATCAATTGGAGAACCAGGTACTCAGTTGACTTTACGTACTTTTCATGTTGGAGGGACAGCAGGAAATATTACAGAATCTTCACAAATAAAAGCAAAATATGATGGAATTGTAGAATTTGAAGACTTAAAATTTTTAGATACAAAACAAGATTCTGATCCTAGGATGATAGGAATAGTTGTTTCTAGATCTACAGAAATGAAGCTTGTAAATATTAAGAAATCATCTGTTTTAATGGTGAATAATATTCCTTATGGGGCTTCTTTATATGTAAAACATGGAGATCAATTAAAAGCGGGAGATATGATTTGCAAATGGGATCTATATAATGCAGTTATTGTTGCAGAATTTTCTGGTATAATATCTTATCAACATTTGGAACAAGGTGTTACTTTTCAAGTGGAAATAGATGAACAAACTGGATTTCAGGAAAAAGTAATAACGGAGGTTAGAAATAAAAATTTAATACCAACGTTAAAAATTATTAATGAAAAAAATGAAGAATTAAAAGTGTATAATTTACCGGTAGGTGCTCATTTAATGGTAGATGATGAAGAAAAAATAAATATAGGAAAAATATTAGTAAAGGTTCCAAGAAGAACTGCTAAATCAGGAGATATCACAGGTGGATTACCTCGTCTATCTGAGTTATTTGAAGCACGTAATCCATCTAATCCAGCTGTAGTATCAGAAATGGATGGAATAGTAAGTCATGGAAAAATAAAAAGAGGAAATAGAGAAATTGTTGTGGAATCTAAAACAGGAGAATTTAGAAAATATCTTGTAAAATTATCGAATCAAATACTTGTGCAAGAAAACGATTATGTAAAAGCAGGAATGCCTTTATCCGATGGAGCAGTTACTCCTAATGATATTTTAAATATAAGAGGCCCCAGGGCTGTGCAAGAATATTTAGTAAAAGAAATACAAGAGGTGTATCGTTTGCAAGGAGTAAAAATTAATGATAAACATTTTGAAGTTATTGTTTTACAAATGATGAGAAAAGTAGAAGTAATAGATGTAGGAGACACTAAGTTTTTGGAAGGAAATATAGAATATAAAGATGATTTTATAGAAGAAAATGACAGGATTTCTCAAATGAAAGTAGTTGAAGATTCCGGTAATTCTGAAATATTTAAAAATGGAGATATTATTAGTTACAGGGATTGTAGAAATGAAAATACAGTGTTAAATTATAAAAATAAAAAATTAATAAAAACTAGAAATGCAATTCCTGCTACAGCAAGACCTATATTACAAGGGATAACAAGAGCTGCATTACAAACTAAATCTTTTATATCTGCCGCTTCATTTCAAGAAACAACAAAAGTTTTAAGTGAAGCAGCTATAAGTAGTAAAATTGATTATTTACATG
- the rpoB gene encoding DNA-directed RNA polymerase subunit beta, which translates to MVSTEKKRITFASVAKQVGYPDFLDIQIKSFKEFFQLDAKPEDRKNEGLFKAFTENFPISDARNSFVLEFKGYSIDSPRYSIEECIERGLTYSVPLKAKLKLYCTDPEHEDFETVYQDVYLGTCPYMTPSGSFIFNGSERVIVSQLHRSPGVFFGQSNHANGTKLYSARIIPFKGSWIEFATDINNVMYAYIDRKKKLPMTTLLRAIGYERDKDILEIFDLSEEIKIKNNEKNILNRTLAARVLKIWHEDFVDEDTGEVLSVEKNEILIDRNVFLKEEHIDLMIHHEIKTILLHKEGERKKDYSIIYNTLQKDPTNSEKEAVEYIYRQLRNTEPPDEETARGVIDKLFFSDTRYSLGPVGRYRLNKRLGLNIDPDYLVLTKEDIIAIVEHLNALFNSKREVDDIDHLSNRRVRTVGEQLYTQFSIGLARMSRTIRERMNVRDNEVFMPVDLINAKTLSSVINTFFGTNQLSQFMDQTNPLSEITHKRRLSALGPGGLSRERAGFEVRDVNYSHYGRLCPIETPEGPNIGLISSLSVFAKINNMGFVETPYRTVSDKKVDLKYEVKYLSAEEEEGKIIAQANAIDKHGNFLSDRIIAREDGDFPIVKPNQVDYIDVAPNQIASISASLIPFLEHDDANRALMGSNMMRQAVPLLKPESPLVGTGLEEQIARDSRILINAEKNGFVEYVDAKKIIIRYDRTNREDLVSFDSETKVYNLIKFRKTNQNTCINLKPIVKKRMRVIQGQILCEGYATENGELALGRNLKAAFIPCNGYNFEDAVLISEKVVSEDWFTSIHIDEYSLEVRDTKLGMEELTNDIPNVSEEATKDLDENGIIRIGAEVKPGDILIGKITPKGESDPTPEEKLLRAIFGDKAGNVKDASLRAEPSLFGVVIDTKLFTRSIKDKTSRAQDKIKIARLEKKYEKKFLDLKNFLIKKLQSILDGKLCHNSILNEKKQEIIKKGIKFTTKTLNNIQNYIEINFSDWTDNIEINNLVSEILHNYKIRVNDLNSIFKHKKFSITVGDELPSGIIKMAKVYIAKKRKLKVGDKMAGRHGNKGVVARILREEDMPFLEDGSPVDIVLNPLGVPSRMNIGQIYETVLGWAGQKLNMKFSTPIFDGATIEEICKYTDNANIPRFGTSYLFDGGTGERFDQPATVGVIYMLKLGHMVDDKMHARSIGPYSLITQQPLGGKAQFGGQRFGEMEVWALEAFGASNILREILTVKSDDVAGRAKTYESIVKGEPMPEPNNPESFNVLCYELKGLGLDIRLEE; encoded by the coding sequence TTGGTGAGTACAGAAAAAAAAAGAATCACTTTTGCCTCAGTAGCAAAACAAGTGGGATATCCGGATTTTTTAGATATCCAAATCAAATCATTTAAAGAATTTTTTCAATTAGATGCAAAACCGGAAGATAGAAAAAACGAAGGATTATTCAAAGCTTTTACAGAAAATTTTCCTATTTCTGATGCTAGAAATTCTTTTGTTTTAGAATTTAAAGGTTATTCTATAGATTCTCCTAGATATTCAATAGAAGAGTGTATAGAAAGAGGTTTAACTTATAGTGTTCCTTTAAAAGCTAAATTAAAATTATATTGTACTGATCCTGAACATGAAGATTTTGAAACTGTATATCAAGATGTTTATTTAGGTACATGTCCTTATATGACCCCATCCGGTTCTTTTATTTTTAATGGATCGGAAAGAGTAATTGTATCTCAATTACATCGTTCTCCAGGTGTTTTTTTTGGACAATCCAATCATGCTAATGGTACAAAACTATATTCTGCTAGAATTATTCCATTTAAAGGGTCATGGATAGAATTTGCTACAGATATTAATAATGTCATGTATGCCTATATTGATAGGAAAAAAAAATTACCTATGACAACTTTATTACGTGCAATTGGATATGAAAGAGATAAAGATATATTGGAAATATTTGATTTATCTGAGGAAATAAAAATAAAAAATAACGAAAAAAATATTTTAAATAGAACTCTAGCAGCTAGGGTCTTGAAAATTTGGCATGAGGATTTTGTTGACGAAGATACAGGAGAAGTTTTATCTGTAGAAAAAAATGAGATTCTTATAGATAGAAATGTTTTTTTGAAAGAAGAACATATTGATCTTATGATTCATCATGAAATTAAAACAATTTTATTACATAAAGAAGGGGAAAGAAAAAAAGATTATTCTATTATTTATAATACTCTACAAAAGGATCCAACTAATTCTGAAAAAGAAGCAGTAGAATATATTTATAGACAACTCAGAAATACTGAACCTCCAGATGAGGAGACGGCTAGAGGAGTAATAGATAAACTTTTTTTTTCTGATACTAGATATAGTTTAGGTCCTGTAGGAAGATACCGTTTGAATAAACGTCTTGGTCTAAATATAGATCCTGATTATTTGGTTTTAACTAAAGAAGATATTATTGCAATAGTAGAACATTTAAATGCTTTATTTAATTCTAAAAGAGAAGTAGATGACATTGATCATTTATCGAATAGACGAGTAAGAACCGTAGGAGAACAACTTTATACTCAATTCAGTATTGGTTTAGCTAGAATGTCCAGAACTATAAGAGAAAGAATGAATGTTCGTGATAATGAAGTTTTTATGCCTGTAGATCTTATTAATGCTAAAACACTATCATCTGTAATAAACACTTTTTTTGGAACAAATCAATTGTCTCAATTTATGGATCAAACAAATCCTTTATCAGAGATCACTCATAAAAGAAGACTTTCCGCTTTAGGTCCGGGAGGATTATCTAGAGAAAGAGCAGGGTTTGAGGTAAGAGATGTAAACTATTCTCATTATGGGAGATTGTGTCCTATAGAAACTCCAGAAGGACCTAATATAGGATTAATATCTTCTCTTTCTGTATTTGCAAAAATAAATAATATGGGATTTGTTGAAACTCCATATCGGACTGTTTCTGATAAAAAAGTAGATTTGAAATATGAAGTAAAATATTTAAGTGCGGAAGAAGAAGAAGGAAAAATTATAGCACAAGCTAATGCAATTGATAAACATGGAAATTTTTTATCTGATAGAATTATAGCACGTGAAGATGGAGATTTTCCTATAGTAAAACCAAATCAAGTAGATTATATAGATGTAGCCCCTAATCAAATAGCTTCTATATCTGCTTCTTTAATTCCTTTTTTAGAACATGATGATGCCAATAGAGCTTTGATGGGCTCTAATATGATGCGTCAAGCTGTACCATTATTAAAACCTGAATCCCCTCTTGTAGGAACAGGATTAGAAGAACAAATAGCAAGGGATTCTCGTATATTGATTAATGCGGAAAAAAATGGATTTGTAGAATATGTTGATGCAAAAAAAATAATTATTCGTTATGATAGAACAAATAGAGAAGATTTAGTTAGTTTTGATTCTGAAACTAAGGTTTATAATTTAATTAAATTTAGAAAAACAAATCAAAATACATGTATAAATTTAAAACCTATTGTAAAAAAAAGAATGAGAGTAATTCAGGGTCAAATTTTATGTGAGGGGTATGCTACAGAAAATGGAGAATTAGCTTTAGGAAGAAATTTAAAAGCTGCTTTTATTCCGTGTAACGGTTACAATTTTGAAGATGCTGTTTTAATTTCCGAAAAAGTAGTAAGTGAAGATTGGTTTACTTCCATACATATAGATGAATATTCTTTAGAAGTTCGTGATACGAAATTAGGTATGGAAGAATTAACTAATGATATTCCTAATGTTAGTGAAGAAGCTACTAAAGATTTAGATGAAAATGGAATCATAAGAATTGGAGCAGAAGTAAAACCTGGGGATATTCTGATTGGAAAAATAACTCCTAAAGGAGAATCAGACCCTACCCCAGAAGAAAAATTATTAAGAGCAATTTTTGGAGATAAAGCCGGAAATGTAAAAGATGCTTCTTTAAGAGCTGAACCATCATTATTCGGAGTTGTTATAGATACAAAACTTTTTACTAGAAGTATAAAAGATAAAACATCCAGAGCTCAAGATAAAATAAAAATAGCGCGTTTAGAAAAAAAATATGAAAAAAAATTCTTAGATCTTAAAAATTTTTTAATTAAAAAATTACAATCTATTTTGGATGGAAAATTATGCCATAATTCTATTCTAAATGAAAAAAAACAGGAAATTATAAAAAAAGGGATCAAATTCACTACAAAAACACTTAATAATATACAGAATTATATAGAAATTAACTTTAGCGATTGGACTGATAATATTGAAATTAATAATTTGGTATCAGAAATTTTACATAATTACAAAATAAGGGTAAATGATTTAAATAGCATTTTTAAACATAAAAAATTTTCTATTACTGTTGGTGATGAATTACCTTCAGGGATAATTAAAATGGCAAAAGTATATATTGCTAAAAAAAGAAAATTAAAAGTAGGAGATAAAATGGCAGGAAGACATGGAAATAAAGGGGTAGTAGCTAGAATATTAAGAGAAGAAGATATGCCTTTTTTAGAAGATGGAAGCCCTGTGGATATTGTTCTAAATCCTTTAGGAGTTCCTTCTAGAATGAATATAGGACAAATATATGAAACAGTATTGGGATGGGCCGGACAGAAGTTGAATATGAAATTTTCAACACCTATATTTGATGGAGCAACCATAGAAGAAATTTGCAAATACACAGATAATGCTAACATACCTCGTTTTGGTACCAGTTATTTATTTGATGGAGGAACAGGAGAAAGATTCGATCAACCTGCCACTGTAGGAGTAATATATATGTTAAAATTGGGTCATATGGTAGATGATAAAATGCATGCACGTTCAATAGGCCCTTATTCTTTAATTACCCAACAACCTTTAGGAGGGAAAGCTCAATTTGGGGGACAACGTTTCGGAGAAATGGAAGTTTGGGCTTTGGAAGCTTTTGGGGCTTCCAATATTTTACGTGAAATTTTGACTGTTAAATCAGATGATGTTGCTGGAAGAGCAAAAACTTATGAATCTATAGTAAAAGGAGAACCAATGCCTGAACCTAATAATCCAGAATCTTTTAATGTTCTTTGTTATGAATTAAAAGGATTAGGATTAGATATCCGTTTAGAAGAATAA
- the rplL gene encoding 50S ribosomal protein L7/L12, translated as MIEKLAEQLVNLTVKQVNELATLLKRKYGIEPSTSVKVEASSSQKEKTYEKEEKSIFNIILKSSGNSKLSVVKLVKEITGKGLKESKDLVDNLPSVLKESVNKKEAEDFKNKFEEIGAEVELK; from the coding sequence ATGATAGAAAAGCTAGCAGAACAATTAGTTAATTTAACCGTAAAACAAGTTAATGAATTAGCTACTCTTTTAAAAAGAAAATATGGAATAGAACCATCTACTTCAGTGAAAGTGGAAGCCTCTTCATCTCAAAAAGAAAAAACCTATGAAAAAGAAGAAAAAAGTATTTTTAACATAATTTTAAAATCATCTGGAAATTCTAAATTATCTGTAGTAAAATTAGTTAAAGAAATTACTGGTAAAGGTCTTAAGGAATCTAAAGATTTAGTAGATAATCTCCCCAGTGTTCTTAAAGAATCTGTCAATAAAAAAGAAGCGGAAGATTTTAAAAATAAATTTGAAGAAATAGGTGCTGAAGTGGAATTAAAGTAG
- the rplJ gene encoding 50S ribosomal protein L10 → MNKENKKKELLKLVYILSNNETIYLINTSNLNSNQISILRKSFHKHSIKMRMVKNTLLKKAIKKIKNQKFDSFFSILNGNTTLLFSNLNVANIASKIIKNFHIQEITDKPYLKGAYAQQSFYFGGNKDLNVLLHLKSKEDIIIEIFNILQFSIKDVISSFLNSTKYKICNLLEALSSKNKK, encoded by the coding sequence ATGAATAAAGAAAATAAAAAAAAAGAACTATTAAAATTAGTTTATATATTATCTAATAATGAAACAATATATTTGATTAATACATCCAATTTAAATTCTAATCAAATATCTATTCTTAGAAAAAGTTTTCATAAACATAGTATTAAAATGAGAATGGTGAAAAATACTTTGTTGAAAAAAGCTATAAAAAAAATAAAAAATCAGAAATTTGACTCTTTTTTTTCTATTTTAAATGGAAATACAACTTTATTATTTTCAAATTTGAATGTTGCAAATATTGCTTCAAAAATTATAAAAAATTTCCATATTCAAGAGATAACTGATAAACCTTATTTAAAGGGAGCTTACGCTCAACAATCTTTTTATTTTGGTGGAAATAAAGATTTAAATGTATTACTCCATTTGAAATCAAAGGAAGATATTATTATTGAAATATTCAATATACTTCAATTCTCAATAAAGGATGTTATTTCATCTTTTCTAAATTCAACAAAATATAAAATATGTAATCTTTTAGAAGCCTTATCTTCTAAAAATAAAAAATGA
- the rplA gene encoding 50S ribosomal protein L1: protein MSKKLTKNKKKILDKISSKKYSLKEAILLVKEINFVKFDASIDISIRLGIDVRLPNQMVRGTVSLPHGTGKNICILALVPKDKELEVKKVGADYVGLNYIEKIKSGWTDIDVIVATPSVMNKLSTIGKILGPKGLMPNPKMETVSVNPEKSVKEIKSGKITFKSDRYGIVHASVGRVSFSHQHLLENIGEFIKIIIRNKPSTSKGSYIKSIYLSSTMSYGIPLDLKNFVNT, encoded by the coding sequence ATGTCAAAAAAGTTAACTAAAAATAAAAAGAAAATTCTAGATAAAATTTCTAGTAAAAAGTATTCTTTGAAAGAAGCAATACTTCTTGTAAAAGAAATTAATTTTGTAAAATTTGATGCGTCTATTGATATTTCTATCCGTCTTGGTATAGATGTCCGTTTACCTAATCAAATGGTAAGAGGGACAGTATCGCTACCTCATGGTACAGGTAAAAATATTTGTATTTTAGCTTTAGTACCTAAAGATAAAGAATTAGAAGTTAAAAAAGTAGGGGCTGATTATGTTGGATTAAATTATATTGAAAAAATTAAGTCTGGATGGACAGATATAGATGTTATTGTAGCCACTCCCTCTGTTATGAATAAATTGAGTACTATAGGAAAAATATTGGGACCTAAAGGATTAATGCCAAATCCTAAAATGGAAACTGTTTCTGTAAATCCAGAAAAATCTGTAAAAGAAATTAAATCTGGAAAAATAACTTTTAAATCAGATCGTTATGGAATTGTTCATGCTTCGGTAGGAAGAGTTTCATTTTCACATCAACATTTATTAGAGAATATTGGAGAATTTATAAAAATAATTATTCGAAATAAACCTTCTACATCTAAGGGCTCTTATATAAAAAGTATTTACTTATCTAGTACTATGAGTTATGGTATTCCATTAGATTTAAAAAATTTCGTGAATACGTGA
- the rplK gene encoding 50S ribosomal protein L11, which translates to MGTIRKKTIKKIKIQKINGGKASPAPPIGPILGSSGVNIMEFCKQYNSLTQNKIGTICPVVITVYEDKSFSFFIKKPPVSIQLLNVLKKEKGSKESNRYKIGKISLNEIRIIAKNKMEDLNCFSIKSAISMVSGTARSMGIEIDC; encoded by the coding sequence ATGGGTACAATAAGAAAAAAAACGATAAAAAAAATTAAAATACAGAAAATTAATGGCGGAAAAGCAAGTCCTGCCCCCCCTATTGGGCCTATTTTGGGTAGTTCTGGAGTAAATATTATGGAATTTTGTAAACAGTATAATTCTTTGACTCAAAATAAAATAGGGACAATATGTCCTGTTGTAATAACCGTGTATGAAGATAAATCATTTTCTTTTTTTATCAAAAAACCTCCAGTATCTATTCAATTATTGAATGTTCTAAAAAAAGAAAAAGGATCTAAAGAATCTAATCGTTATAAAATAGGAAAAATAAGTTTAAATGAAATTCGAATAATTGCAAAGAATAAAATGGAAGATTTGAATTGTTTTTCAATTAAATCCGCTATATCTATGGTTTCTGGAACTGCTAGATCTATGGGGATAGAAATTGATTGTTAA
- the nusG gene encoding transcription termination/antitermination protein NusG, whose translation MSDLEKKWYVIKTMSGQENKVKLYIENEVRNNGFQEYIGKVLVPIEKVIQMRKGKKIHREKVHYPGYVMIEINLEGEAAHAIKNVPGVINFLSEGKGASAIPIPMRKEEVNKMLGKIDQLSESYENISVPFIVGETIKVTDGPFTGFNGTIEKINEEKRKLELAVLIFGRKTPLELNFTQIEKI comes from the coding sequence ATGAGTGATTTGGAAAAAAAGTGGTATGTAATAAAAACCATGAGTGGACAAGAAAACAAGGTTAAATTATATATTGAAAATGAAGTTAGAAATAACGGATTTCAAGAATATATAGGAAAAGTATTAGTTCCTATTGAAAAAGTGATACAAATGAGAAAAGGGAAAAAAATTCATCGAGAAAAAGTTCATTATCCTGGATATGTCATGATAGAAATAAATTTAGAAGGAGAAGCAGCACATGCGATAAAAAATGTTCCTGGAGTTATAAATTTTTTAAGTGAAGGAAAAGGGGCATCCGCTATTCCTATTCCTATGAGGAAAGAAGAAGTAAATAAGATGTTAGGAAAAATAGATCAACTTTCAGAAAGTTATGAAAATATCAGTGTTCCTTTTATAGTAGGAGAAACAATTAAAGTTACAGATGGTCCTTTTACTGGATTTAATGGAACAATTGAAAAAATAAATGAAGAAAAAAGAAAATTAGAATTAGCCGTTTTAATTTTTGGAAGAAAAACTCCATTAGAATTGAACTTTACACAGATAGAAAAAATTTAA
- the secE gene encoding preprotein translocase subunit SecE: MRKNNFFLDIYNEFFHCITWPKWEDLQAKTMIVSFFSIILSIFLYGVDGFFILLIKKLFSL; encoded by the coding sequence ATGAGGAAAAATAATTTTTTTTTAGATATTTATAACGAATTTTTTCATTGTATTACATGGCCTAAATGGGAGGATTTACAAGCAAAAACAATGATTGTTTCTTTTTTTTCCATAATTCTATCCATATTTTTATATGGAGTGGATGGTTTTTTTATTTTGTTGATTAAAAAATTATTTTCTTTATAA